A section of the Marinoscillum sp. 108 genome encodes:
- a CDS encoding helix-turn-helix domain-containing protein, with protein sequence MSDFQTSKSVFLQKIVAVIEENLANEHFGVTELAEITNMSRSNLLRKVKQETGGSVSVLIRNVRLHQAKLLLADDSLTVSEISYKVGFSSTSYFTKCFRELYGYTPGEAGSRARLASEEVAADVPDTGGGRGRVLVLVVLALVVVLSIVLFSFPEEEEVTPKSQGKSLAVLPFKNDSADSTNIYFMNGLMEAILDNFQKIEDIRVTSRTTVEKYRTLNKTIPELSKELNVRYFIEGSGQKIGNEILLTIQLIEAPGDKHLWSRRYKRELKDVFELQSDVAKSVAKEINAIITPEEQERIEKIPTQNLVAYDHYLKGLALLNDRSGAGLAEGVEEFKKAIQEDGQFSNAYAYIAISYYYLDIFLAEPKYTQELKEYADKAMLLDGESGESLIARSLYYMQIRDFKKAVESFEEVLEYYPNTAWVHNFLSNIYGVILPDTEKYLTHALQGIQAAVADADSVTASYTYLHLSNALAQTGFFNEAETYVQKSLAFNPDNLYSQYLYVYIRQAQHLDLNRAKQSLMTILQKDTTRIDVIQEIAKVCYTMEDYEQAWVYYEKMLNMKAALKLDIYQNEDSRIGFVLEQLGRKEEAKQYYESFLAYAEKDQSLYKDLLYSSYYAVTGQRDKAVKYLKAFSEKDNYQYWIVLFLDKDPVIRKMAGHPDYERTLKKINDKFWAKHKQIRKMLEAEGITVPVRSNL encoded by the coding sequence ATGTCAGATTTTCAAACCTCCAAAAGTGTATTTCTTCAGAAAATAGTTGCGGTAATTGAAGAGAATCTGGCAAACGAGCACTTCGGAGTAACCGAATTGGCCGAGATCACCAACATGAGCCGCTCCAACCTGCTGAGAAAGGTGAAGCAGGAAACCGGAGGATCGGTGAGTGTATTGATCAGAAATGTAAGGCTGCACCAGGCAAAGCTTTTGTTGGCGGATGACTCTCTCACCGTTTCTGAGATCTCTTACAAAGTGGGTTTTAGCAGTACCTCGTATTTCACCAAATGCTTCAGAGAGCTGTACGGTTATACACCGGGAGAGGCTGGTAGCCGAGCCCGGCTGGCATCAGAGGAGGTAGCAGCTGATGTACCTGATACAGGGGGAGGAAGGGGCAGAGTTCTGGTACTGGTAGTTTTGGCTCTGGTGGTGGTACTGTCCATTGTTTTGTTCAGTTTCCCTGAGGAGGAAGAAGTCACTCCAAAAAGTCAGGGCAAATCCCTGGCCGTACTGCCCTTCAAAAACGACAGTGCTGACAGTACCAATATTTACTTTATGAATGGCCTGATGGAGGCCATTTTGGATAATTTCCAAAAGATTGAAGACATCAGGGTGACGAGCAGAACCACCGTGGAGAAGTACCGCACCCTCAACAAAACCATCCCCGAACTGTCCAAGGAGCTCAACGTGCGCTATTTCATAGAGGGCAGTGGGCAGAAGATTGGCAATGAAATCCTGCTGACCATTCAGCTGATAGAAGCACCAGGCGACAAGCACCTGTGGTCACGGAGGTATAAGCGCGAACTCAAAGATGTCTTTGAGTTGCAGTCGGATGTGGCCAAGAGTGTTGCCAAAGAGATCAATGCCATCATCACACCAGAAGAGCAGGAGCGCATTGAGAAAATACCTACCCAAAACCTGGTGGCTTATGACCATTACCTGAAAGGCCTGGCCCTGCTGAATGATAGATCGGGAGCGGGGCTTGCAGAGGGTGTTGAAGAATTCAAGAAGGCCATCCAGGAAGATGGTCAGTTCTCCAATGCCTATGCCTACATAGCCATCTCCTACTACTATCTGGATATTTTTCTGGCGGAGCCCAAGTATACCCAGGAGCTGAAAGAGTATGCCGACAAAGCCATGCTGCTGGATGGAGAATCAGGTGAAAGTCTTATTGCCAGGTCATTGTATTATATGCAGATCCGGGATTTTAAGAAAGCCGTTGAGTCATTTGAGGAGGTTTTGGAGTACTATCCAAACACTGCCTGGGTGCATAATTTCTTGTCAAACATCTATGGGGTGATTCTTCCCGATACAGAAAAGTACCTCACGCATGCCCTGCAAGGCATTCAGGCGGCAGTAGCGGATGCAGACTCGGTCACTGCGAGCTATACCTATCTGCATTTGAGCAATGCACTTGCGCAAACAGGTTTTTTCAACGAAGCTGAAACCTATGTGCAGAAGTCGTTGGCCTTCAATCCTGATAATTTGTATTCACAGTATTTGTATGTGTATATCAGGCAGGCACAGCATCTTGATCTGAATCGTGCGAAACAATCGTTGATGACCATTTTGCAAAAGGATACCACCAGGATAGACGTAATACAGGAGATCGCCAAGGTGTGCTACACGATGGAGGATTATGAGCAGGCATGGGTGTATTATGAGAAGATGCTCAACATGAAGGCAGCCCTGAAACTTGATATCTATCAAAATGAGGACAGCAGAATAGGCTTTGTGCTGGAGCAGCTCGGGAGAAAGGAGGAGGCGAAGCAATATTATGAGAGTTTCCTTGCCTATGCAGAAAAAGATCAGTCACTCTACAAGGACCTGCTTTATTCCTCCTACTATGCGGTGACCGGCCAAAGAGATAAGGCCGTCAAGTACCTCAAAGCTTTTTCCGAAAAGGACAATTATCAATACTGGATCGTACTCTTTCTGGACAAAGATCCTGTTATCCGAAAAATGGCCGGACATCCCGACTATGAGCGCACGCTCAAGAAAATCAATGACAAATTCTGGGCGAAGCACAAGCAGATTAGAAAGATGCTTGAAGCGGAGGGCATTACAGTGCCGGTGCGCAGTAATTTATAA
- a CDS encoding Rrf2 family transcriptional regulator: MFSKACEYALKVMIYLCSVTEAGKLAGLKDIAGAIDSPEAYTAKILQQLVRAGLLESLRGPNGGFKVADRDITLMEVVTAIDGEHLVKSCVLGLKECSGEHPCPAHDKFIAIRDHLKGVLTTTYLSDLKGGVIEGNRFLRT; the protein is encoded by the coding sequence ATGTTTTCGAAAGCTTGTGAGTATGCACTAAAAGTCATGATTTATCTCTGTTCTGTCACGGAAGCGGGCAAGTTGGCTGGTCTGAAGGACATAGCCGGAGCAATAGATTCTCCGGAGGCCTATACAGCCAAAATATTGCAGCAGCTGGTAAGAGCAGGCTTATTGGAGTCATTGAGGGGGCCGAATGGAGGCTTCAAAGTGGCTGACCGTGATATTACCCTAATGGAAGTGGTAACGGCCATAGACGGTGAGCACCTCGTGAAAAGCTGTGTACTGGGCCTTAAGGAATGCTCAGGAGAGCACCCTTGCCCGGCACATGATAAGTTTATCGCCATCAGAGACCATTTGAAAGGTGTATTGACAACAACCTACCTATCGGACCTGAAAGGTGGAGTAATTGAAGGAAATCGGTTTTTGAGGACATAA